A single genomic interval of candidate division WOR-3 bacterium harbors:
- a CDS encoding T9SS type A sorting domain-containing protein: MPRAFTYSLPNNRIYVGGEAGNCVITIDCETNEKIARIPAGPGILSLCYNSTDDKVYCANCDGDNLTVIDGITNTVITTITVGFNPYALLYNLTNNKIYCANRYSNTVTVIDGTTNNVISNIMVGDGPCAFGYNPANNKIYCANQYSDSVTVIDGATNSVITNINVDSCPRAFVYNPTNNKIYCANSYGDNVSVIDGVTNNVISTVTVGDGPRALVYNPSNDKVYCANQYSNNVTVIDGATNGVITTITTGSNPYDLVYNPANNTVYCINSYSDSTTVIDGATNNVISTIAVGDWPCALAYNPTDDEIYCANRYGGSLTVIDAINNSIINTLAVGSCPCVFAYNSTSNTVYAATQYSDIITAIDGVTNTVITNIPSGRYPQSLIYNAFTNKIYCANGGSNNVTVIDGATNLVIDTITVGQNPCALVRNTNNNIYCVNKYSDNMTVIDGANDSVITTLNVGTSPINLVYNSTDNKVYCANQGSNSITIIDGSTNNIITNITVGGGPYALVYNSTDNKVYSANQYSDNVSVIDGAGDSVITTVIVGDWPVALVHNSINNKVYCANESSDNVSVIDGVIDSVIATITVGNVPCAFVHDFANNNVYCANFSDSSVTVINGATDSVITNLVVGDKPISFTLNPVQNRIYVANYYSSSVSVICDSVTGIDELSQSTSYLTLAVYPNPTKTALTIRAYGPLRNVRIYDILGELVRTVTLTKFDNVITVSMNNMSAGVYFVKVNTEDSELIRKVVVTK; encoded by the coding sequence GCTAGAATCCCTGCTGGCCCAGGTATTCTTTCTCTCTGCTACAATTCGACTGATGATAAAGTCTACTGCGCAAATTGTGATGGCGATAATTTAACCGTGATTGATGGAATAACTAATACCGTGATTACCACCATCACGGTCGGATTCAATCCTTATGCTTTACTCTATAATCTGACTAACAACAAGATCTATTGTGCAAATCGGTATAGCAATACTGTGACCGTAATCGACGGTACGACCAACAATGTGATCAGCAACATCATGGTTGGTGATGGTCCCTGTGCTTTTGGATACAATCCGGCCAACAATAAGATCTACTGCGCAAATCAGTATAGCGACAGCGTGACCGTGATCGACGGTGCTACCAATAGCGTCATTACTAACATAAATGTCGATAGCTGCCCTCGCGCTTTCGTTTACAATCCGACCAACAACAAGATCTACTGCGCAAATAGCTATGGAGATAATGTGAGCGTGATCGATGGAGTGACCAACAACGTTATTAGCACTGTCACAGTCGGTGATGGTCCTCGAGCCTTAGTCTATAATCCCTCCAACGACAAAGTATACTGCGCAAATCAATACAGCAATAATGTTACGGTGATTGACGGTGCGACTAACGGCGTGATTACCACCATCACGACTGGCAGTAATCCTTATGACTTAGTCTACAATCCAGCCAACAACACGGTCTACTGCATAAATAGCTACAGCGATAGCACAACCGTGATCGACGGAGCAACTAACAATGTGATTTCTACTATCGCGGTTGGTGATTGGCCTTGTGCTTTAGCCTACAACCCGACCGATGATGAGATCTATTGTGCTAATAGATATGGTGGTAGCCTGACCGTAATTGATGCAATCAACAATAGCATCATCAACACACTCGCGGTCGGCAGCTGTCCTTGTGTCTTTGCGTACAATTCCACAAGCAACACAGTCTACGCTGCAACTCAGTATAGCGATATTATCACTGCGATTGATGGCGTGACGAACACAGTAATTACAAATATCCCATCCGGTCGCTATCCCCAATCACTTATCTATAATGCCTTCACCAATAAAATCTACTGTGCAAATGGTGGAAGCAACAATGTAACAGTAATCGACGGAGCCACCAATCTTGTTATTGACACAATCACAGTCGGTCAAAATCCTTGTGCATTAGTACGTAATACAAACAATAATATCTACTGTGTAAATAAATATAGTGATAATATGACCGTGATCGATGGAGCGAACGACAGTGTGATTACCACCCTGAACGTCGGCACTAGTCCTATCAACTTAGTATATAACTCCACAGACAACAAGGTGTACTGCGCTAACCAAGGAAGCAATTCTATAACCATAATTGATGGTTCGACAAACAACATCATCACCAATATCACAGTCGGTGGTGGTCCATATGCCTTAGTCTATAATTCAACAGATAACAAGGTCTATAGCGCTAATCAGTACAGCGACAATGTGTCTGTGATTGACGGCGCGGGTGATAGCGTGATTACTACTGTGATAGTTGGTGATTGGCCTGTTGCATTGGTCCATAATTCCATAAACAACAAAGTCTATTGTGCGAATGAATCAAGCGACAATGTATCAGTAATCGATGGCGTGATCGACAGCGTGATTGCCACGATCACAGTTGGCAACGTGCCGTGTGCATTCGTTCACGATTTCGCCAATAACAATGTGTACTGCGCAAATTTTTCCGACAGTAGTGTCACCGTGATTAATGGTGCAACCGATAGTGTAATTACAAATCTCGTAGTTGGTGACAAACCTATTTCCTTTACTTTGAATCCTGTTCAGAATCGGATCTACGTAGCAAATTACTATAGTTCAAGTGTTTCGGTGATTTGCGACTCGGTAACGGGAATAGACGAGTTATCGCAAAGCACTTCGTACTTAACTTTGGCCGTCTATCCCAATCCGACAAAAACGGCACTCACTATTCGTGCTTACGGACCGCTGCGCAATGTCAGGATATATGACATCCTTGGTGAATTAGTAAGAACAGTGACTTTGACAAAATTTGATAATGTAATCACAGTCTCGATGAATAACATGAGCGCCGGCGTTTATTTTGTGAAGGTGAATACCGAAGACTCTGAGTTAATCAGAAAAGTGGTAGTGACAAAGTGA
- a CDS encoding DMT family transporter encodes MTSYFGEFAAIGTALCWSFGSILFTISSRRLGHNTVNRLRLVVALILLMIAHFVTFGGFFPTAASQHHWFWFGLSGIIGFAIGDMLLFRAFVLLGARISMLLMALVPVFGTFIAWLFLDELLDFTQLLAITIVIAGIIWVVAERRNNGHKKNHYILGIMCGIGGAMGQALGLILSKKGLADNYSALSGNIIRVFVAACLLWLITLVRGRVPRTVVKLNDRKGATAMIGGAFFGPFLGVWLSLVAVQNTYIGIASTLMALPPILLIPLSYWIFKEKISTGAILGTIIAVIGVALIFLL; translated from the coding sequence GTGACCAGCTATTTCGGTGAATTCGCAGCCATCGGTACGGCACTCTGCTGGTCTTTTGGTTCGATACTCTTCACCATATCCTCACGACGACTCGGTCATAATACGGTGAACCGTCTGCGACTGGTTGTAGCGTTGATTCTGCTCATGATCGCTCATTTCGTAACGTTTGGAGGGTTCTTTCCGACTGCCGCCAGTCAACACCACTGGTTCTGGTTTGGATTATCCGGGATTATCGGCTTTGCCATTGGTGATATGCTACTGTTCCGGGCATTTGTATTGCTCGGCGCCAGAATAAGCATGCTGTTAATGGCACTCGTCCCGGTTTTCGGAACATTCATTGCATGGTTATTTCTGGACGAGTTGCTCGATTTCACCCAACTCCTTGCCATTACAATTGTGATTGCTGGTATTATATGGGTGGTCGCAGAACGTCGGAACAACGGTCACAAAAAAAATCACTACATCCTCGGCATCATGTGTGGCATTGGTGGCGCGATGGGCCAGGCACTCGGTCTGATCTTATCCAAAAAGGGTCTCGCCGACAATTACTCTGCACTCTCTGGCAACATAATCCGGGTCTTCGTTGCAGCGTGTCTACTCTGGCTGATTACGCTCGTTCGGGGTCGAGTACCACGGACTGTGGTTAAGCTTAACGATAGAAAAGGTGCAACGGCAATGATAGGTGGCGCGTTCTTCGGACCTTTTCTGGGAGTATGGTTGTCGCTCGTGGCAGTCCAGAACACCTACATAGGCATCGCATCGACCCTCATGGCACTGCCGCCGATTCTTCTGATTCCTTTGTCATACTGGATATTCAAAGAAAAGATCAGTACCGGAGCCATACTCGGAACGATCATTGCCGTCATTGGCGTTGCATTGATATTTCTGCTATAA
- a CDS encoding sigma-54 dependent transcriptional regulator, whose translation MHETRILIADDDENIRKSLSELLTGDGHYVLAVEDGYAAIEAIACDQWDLVILDVKMPKIDGLEVLKRIKESNSGADVIIITGYSTVENAVAVMKTGAADYIVKPFTPDEIRIRIRNIIDRRLITAENIYLRRELEERFKFENIIGKSKAMQEIFRLIEKVAPTDSTILIRGQSGTGKELIARAIHQHSLRKDEKFIAVDCGALPETLLESELFGHVKGSFTGAIVTKSGLLEVASGGTFFLDEIGDLSPGMQAKMLRVLQEKEFRQVGGVKNIKVDIRLVAATNQDLEMMIKKGMFREDLFYRINIVPIHLPPLRERQEDIPLFVDHFLKVYNERRNKRIKGFTPEALRMLIEFHWPGNVRELENIIDRMVIMSDSEIIDVEHVPIYIVGNRVCFKITAARTAAELKELKKHIRVEAVGNVEKAFLTEALRRNEWNVSKAARDVGMQRQNFQAMMRKHDIRP comes from the coding sequence ATGCATGAAACAAGGATATTGATCGCCGATGATGATGAAAACATAAGGAAATCACTGTCAGAATTGCTGACAGGAGATGGACATTATGTTCTGGCAGTAGAGGATGGATATGCTGCAATTGAGGCCATCGCATGCGACCAGTGGGATTTGGTGATTCTGGACGTAAAGATGCCAAAAATCGACGGGCTCGAAGTATTGAAAAGAATTAAGGAATCTAATTCTGGGGCGGATGTGATAATAATTACAGGATATTCTACCGTAGAAAATGCTGTTGCTGTTATGAAAACTGGCGCTGCAGACTACATCGTGAAACCATTTACGCCCGATGAGATACGTATTCGCATACGTAACATTATTGACAGGAGACTAATCACAGCTGAGAACATATATCTGCGGCGGGAATTGGAGGAGCGATTCAAATTCGAGAATATCATCGGAAAGAGCAAAGCGATGCAGGAAATCTTCAGACTGATCGAAAAAGTCGCACCGACTGATTCAACGATTCTAATACGCGGGCAGAGCGGGACAGGGAAGGAACTAATCGCTCGGGCTATTCATCAACATTCACTTAGAAAAGACGAAAAATTCATTGCCGTAGATTGCGGCGCTCTGCCGGAGACTCTTCTTGAGAGTGAATTATTCGGCCATGTGAAAGGTTCATTTACAGGTGCAATAGTCACAAAGAGTGGCCTTTTGGAAGTGGCAAGTGGGGGGACGTTTTTTCTTGATGAAATCGGAGACTTGAGCCCTGGTATGCAGGCCAAGATGCTGCGGGTTCTGCAGGAAAAAGAATTCAGACAAGTCGGTGGCGTAAAGAATATTAAGGTTGATATTCGACTGGTTGCGGCAACGAATCAGGATCTGGAAATGATGATCAAAAAAGGGATGTTTAGGGAGGACCTCTTCTACAGGATCAACATCGTCCCGATCCATCTGCCGCCATTGAGGGAGCGGCAGGAAGATATTCCTCTCTTTGTAGATCATTTCCTCAAGGTGTATAACGAAAGGCGTAATAAGCGAATAAAGGGTTTCACCCCTGAAGCGCTGCGTATGCTTATTGAATTTCATTGGCCTGGGAATGTGCGTGAGTTGGAAAATATAATCGATCGTATGGTGATAATGAGTGATAGCGAAATTATCGATGTGGAACACGTACCAATATATATCGTCGGTAATCGGGTCTGTTTCAAAATAACCGCTGCTCGGACCGCCGCCGAGCTGAAGGAATTGAAAAAGCACATAAGAGTAGAGGCGGTCGGGAACGTTGAGAAGGCGTTTCTGACGGAAGCACTCAGACGGAATGAGTGGAATGTAAGCAAGGCTGCTCGTGACGTGGGGATGCAAAGGCAGAATTTCCAGGCAATGATGCGAAAACACGATATTCGCCCTTAG